The Bosea sp. AS-1 region CGGGCCCTCCGGCTCGGGAAAGACCACGCTCTTATCCCTGATCGCCGGCCTGACCGAGCCGACGGGCGGGGATATCTGGATCGATGGCCGGCGCGTCACCGACGAGTCCTCGGCCAAGCGCGGCTTGGGCATGGTTTTTCAGAACTATGCCCTCTTTCCGCATCTCTCGATCTACGAGAACATTGCCTTTCCGCTGCGCATGCGTCGGATGGGAGCGCCTCAGATCGACGCCGCGGTGCGCCGGGTGCTCGAACTCGTCCATCTTCCCCACGTCGCCGAACGCCTGCCGCGCGAGTTATCCGGAGGCCAGCAGCAACGGATCGCACTAGCACGCTGCATCGTCTACGAGCCCTCGATCATCCTGATGGACGAGCCGCTCGGCGCCCTCGACAAGAACTTGCGCGAGCACATGCAGACCGAGATCAAGCGCCTGCATGTTGAGCTCGGCATCACCATCCTCTACGTCACGCATGATCAAGAGGAGGCGCTGTCGATGTCTGACAGGATCTGCCTCATGAACAATGCGCGGGTCGAGCAGATCGGCACGCCGGCGGATCTCTACTTCAAGCCGGCCTCGGTCTTCGCGGCCGGTTTCCTCGGCGAATCCAATATCGCTCCGGCGAAAGTGCTCTCGACCGGAACGGAGACCCTGCTCGGCTCGCCAGACGGATCGACGATCAGGGTGGCGACCGGTGCCGGCCGGCGCGCCGAGGAAGAGGTCAACTGGATGGTGCGGCCTGAGCGGCTGAAGCTCATCCGTGACGGCGAAACGCATGAGAACATCCGCCGCGGCCAGCTGCTCGGCGTCGTCTTTGCCGGAGGCTTCACCAAGATCAATGTCCGTCTGGACGACGGCACCATCCTTCTGGCGAAGGAACTGACCTCCGCAGGTCCGTTGCCGGAACGAGGACAGACGGTCACGCTCGGGTGGTCCGCCGCCGACGCCATCGTCCTGCCGCCGGGCACGTGACATGACGGCCATGTCTTCGCGAGAATACGATTCCTCTCCGCTTGCCGAGCCTGCAATGCCTGCGGTCAGGTCGCGCTTGCGTCGTGCGAGGCCGCTTTTGCCTTTGGCGCCGTTGTTCGCCTTCCTGACGATCTTCTTTTTCTTTCCCGTCGGGCAAATCCTGTCGCTGTCGGTGTTCGGCGCAGACGGCGCCTTCACGTCCGCCAACTTCACCAAAGCCTTCTCGGACCCACTCTACTTCGACGTCCTGCTGATCACCTTCAAGATCGCCGGATGGACCACGGCGATCTCGGTGGTCGGCGGGTTTCCGGTCGCCTATTATCTGGCGAATGCAGCTCCCAAAAGCCGGAACGCGCTGCTGATCTGGGTTCTCCTGCCGTTCTGGACCAGCTTCCTGGTGCGGACCTTCGCCTGGATGATCCTTCTGGGCCGAAACGGAGCGGTCAATCAGCTTCTGCTGGCACTCGGCATCGTCGACGCGCCCGCCTCGCTGATCTTCAACCTCACCGGCACGCTCATCGGCATGTCGCATGCGATGCTGCCGCTCGCCGTCATGACGATGCTGCCGGTCATGCAGACGATCGACCGCAACCTGTCGCGCGCAGCGGAGACGCTCGGCGCCGGGCGGGCCCAGATCTTCTGGCGCATCTATATCCCGCAATGCATGCCGGGCATCAGCGCTGCCGCGATGATGGTCTTCATCAGCTCGCTCGGCTTCTTCATCACGCCGGCCCTGCTCGGTGGCGCGCGCGAGACCATGCTGACGCAGGTGATCATCACCCAGATCCAGGAATTGCTGAACTGGCCGGCGGCGAGCACGCTCTCGGTCCTCCTGCTCGCGGCCTCGATCGTGGTCTTCGTCGCCTATGACCGCGTCGTTGGGCTTTCGAGCCTCGCCGGCGGCTCAACGGACCGTTCGGCGCGCTCGATCTCGGCATGGTCCCGTGCCCTCGACCTGCTCGGCCGGGCTGTCGTAAACGGCCTCGGTAGCCTCTGCGCCAGCTTCGGTACTCTGCTTGCCAGACTTCTTCCGGAACGAGCGTTCCGGCGCCTTGGCGGGGGGAGCAGCCTGACGCTGTTCCTGCTCGTCGTCGCCTTCCTGCTGATTCCGACTCTGTTCGTGATCCCGGCCTCCTTCACGCCGGGCAATGCGGTCCAGGCCAATCCGAACGGCTTCTCGCTGCGCTGGTACGAGGCCGTCTTTGCCTCCACCGACTGGACCAGCGCGGCCTGGAATTCGCTGACCGTCGGGCTCGCGTCGGGTGCCTTGGCCCTCGTCCTCGGTACGATGGCGGCCTTCGCGATGGCCTGGAATCGCTTCCCTGGCAAAACCGCCGCGCTCGCGGTGATCCTGTCGCCGCTGATCGTGCCGCGCATCGTCATCGCGGTCGCGCTCTTCTTCCTCTACTCGAAGATCGAGCTGGTCGGGACAGTGACGGGGCTGGTCATCGCCCACGCGGTGCTCGCCGTCCCTTATGTCGTCATCACCGTGATGGCGGTGCTGGCGACCTATGACCGGAGGCTCGACCAGGCTGCAGCCGTCATGGGCGCCAGCCGGTGGCAGACGCTGCGCCGGGTCACCTTGCCGATCATCAAGCCGGGGCTGCTTTCCGCCTTCCTGTTCGCCTTCGTCACCTCGTTCGACGAACTGACGGTGGCGCTGTTCCTGACGGGCGGTTCATTCAACACGCTGCCGCGCCAGATGTGGTCTGACCTGCTGCTGCAGATCAATCCGACCCTGGCGGCCGTCGCGACCCTGCTGCTGGTGCTGATGACCGGCCTCCTGTTTCTCAACGAGCGGCTCCGGCGTGCGGCCGGCCGCGGCTGACGCCCATCGGGGCGCAATCTGGAAGGGTTCCATGCGCAATAACCTTCGCAAGAAGACCTATTACGGCGTCACCGTCGGCATCCTCATGGTCAACAGCCGATTCCGGCGCTGGCCCGGCGATATCGGCCATGCCGGCACCTGGGACTTTCCGGTGCAGTACAAGATCGTCCACGACGCCGTGCCCTCGCGGATGACGGAGCTGCACCAGTCGAGCCTGCTCGAACCGTTCAAGCGGGCAGCGCAGGAGCTGATCGATGCCGGTGTCGACGGCATCACGACCACCTGCGGCTTCCTCTCGATCTACCAGCGTGAGCTGGCGGATTTCTGCTCCGTGCCGGTTGCGACCAGCGCGCTGCTGCAAGTGCCCATGGTCGAGCGCATGCTGCCGACAGGCAAGAAGGTCGGCATCCTCACCTACAATGCCGAGGTGCTGAATGGCCCCTATCTGCGCGCCGTCGGCATCGCCGAGGACACTCCGGTCGTCGGCCTGCCGCAGACCTCCGAATTCGTCCGCAGCATCCGGGCGGGAGACGACACCGTGCCCTATGATGTGTTGCGTGAGGAGGTTCTTGCCGCCGCCGGCGAGCTTCTCAACCGGCATCCGGACGTCGGCGCCATCGTCGGGGAGTGCACCAACCTGACTCCGTTCAGCGCTGATATCTCCGAACGCTATGGCCTCCCGGTGTTCGACGCGGTCACGATGGTGAATACCTTCCATGCCGCGCTGAAGCCGCGGCGCTTCGGCACGGACTGAGCATCGCCGCGATCATGGAGCGAGCTCGGACACCTGCGCCCGGCGGCGAAACGGGCAGGCCCGCATGAGCGGTCCGAACAAGACGGGAATCGCCGTCATCGGCGGCGGGATCGTCGGCGCGAGCATTGCCTATGGGCTCACTGCCTGTGGCGAAGCCGTGACGCTGTTCGACGAGGGCGATATCGCCTTCCGTGCGGCGCGCGGCAACCTCGGCAATGTCTGG contains the following coding sequences:
- a CDS encoding ABC transporter permease subunit; this encodes MAPLFAFLTIFFFFPVGQILSLSVFGADGAFTSANFTKAFSDPLYFDVLLITFKIAGWTTAISVVGGFPVAYYLANAAPKSRNALLIWVLLPFWTSFLVRTFAWMILLGRNGAVNQLLLALGIVDAPASLIFNLTGTLIGMSHAMLPLAVMTMLPVMQTIDRNLSRAAETLGAGRAQIFWRIYIPQCMPGISAAAMMVFISSLGFFITPALLGGARETMLTQVIITQIQELLNWPAASTLSVLLLAASIVVFVAYDRVVGLSSLAGGSTDRSARSISAWSRALDLLGRAVVNGLGSLCASFGTLLARLLPERAFRRLGGGSSLTLFLLVVAFLLIPTLFVIPASFTPGNAVQANPNGFSLRWYEAVFASTDWTSAAWNSLTVGLASGALALVLGTMAAFAMAWNRFPGKTAALAVILSPLIVPRIVIAVALFFLYSKIELVGTVTGLVIAHAVLAVPYVVITVMAVLATYDRRLDQAAAVMGASRWQTLRRVTLPIIKPGLLSAFLFAFVTSFDELTVALFLTGGSFNTLPRQMWSDLLLQINPTLAAVATLLLVLMTGLLFLNERLRRAAGRG
- a CDS encoding ABC transporter ATP-binding protein, with the protein product MTEKLRAEQITKRYHNVVALQPTTLSMRDGEFLTLLGPSGSGKTTLLSLIAGLTEPTGGDIWIDGRRVTDESSAKRGLGMVFQNYALFPHLSIYENIAFPLRMRRMGAPQIDAAVRRVLELVHLPHVAERLPRELSGGQQQRIALARCIVYEPSIILMDEPLGALDKNLREHMQTEIKRLHVELGITILYVTHDQEEALSMSDRICLMNNARVEQIGTPADLYFKPASVFAAGFLGESNIAPAKVLSTGTETLLGSPDGSTIRVATGAGRRAEEEVNWMVRPERLKLIRDGETHENIRRGQLLGVVFAGGFTKINVRLDDGTILLAKELTSAGPLPERGQTVTLGWSAADAIVLPPGT
- a CDS encoding aspartate/glutamate racemase family protein, coding for MRNNLRKKTYYGVTVGILMVNSRFRRWPGDIGHAGTWDFPVQYKIVHDAVPSRMTELHQSSLLEPFKRAAQELIDAGVDGITTTCGFLSIYQRELADFCSVPVATSALLQVPMVERMLPTGKKVGILTYNAEVLNGPYLRAVGIAEDTPVVGLPQTSEFVRSIRAGDDTVPYDVLREEVLAAAGELLNRHPDVGAIVGECTNLTPFSADISERYGLPVFDAVTMVNTFHAALKPRRFGTD